Proteins co-encoded in one Candidatus Eisenbacteria bacterium genomic window:
- a CDS encoding phosphoribosylanthranilate isomerase — MPVRSEKGLDRDGLIKVCGLTHPADARAALAAGADLAGLIFSDSPRRVVAREIKEWVASLRSEFPRAAWVGVFLPEDRNMIPSVLEELKLDLIQCHGAPLPPEVYQYGLPVMPCLRIGGKRPAPPDEESGAWALLLDTYDPDRAGGTGRPFPWEWIEGWSRQRRIILSGGLGPDNVGPAIHAVQPQGVDASSRLERGQGRKDLDAVRAYIEKARHAFNELGGRPSGK, encoded by the coding sequence ATGCCGGTGCGATCGGAAAAGGGTCTGGATCGGGACGGCCTCATTAAGGTCTGCGGCCTGACCCATCCGGCCGATGCGCGCGCCGCCCTCGCGGCGGGCGCCGATCTTGCCGGGCTGATCTTCTCCGATAGCCCCCGCCGCGTGGTTGCGAGAGAGATCAAGGAGTGGGTCGCCTCCCTGCGGTCGGAATTTCCCCGGGCCGCCTGGGTTGGAGTCTTTCTCCCGGAAGACCGGAATATGATTCCCAGCGTCCTGGAAGAGCTGAAGCTCGACTTGATACAATGCCACGGCGCGCCGCTGCCGCCGGAGGTTTATCAATATGGGCTTCCGGTGATGCCCTGTCTGCGCATCGGCGGGAAGCGCCCCGCCCCACCCGATGAAGAGAGCGGAGCCTGGGCGCTGTTGCTGGATACCTATGATCCGGACCGGGCGGGGGGGACCGGCCGTCCCTTTCCTTGGGAATGGATTGAGGGCTGGAGCCGTCAGCGCCGGATCATTTTGAGCGGCGGGCTCGGGCCCGATAATGTGGGTCCCGCGATCCATGCCGTTCAACCTCAGGGTGTCGATGCGTCGAGCCGTTTGGAAAGAGGACAGGGGCGCAAGGATCTCGACGCCGTCCGCGCCTATATTGAGAAGGCCCGCCACGCTTTCAATGAGCTGGGGGGCCGGCCCTCGGGGAAGTGA